The window TGGCATGGTGTGAGAGTATATGCTTGGGAAATATAACTTTTTTCTGCCATTATTGAGTCACCACTCAGACAGCTTTGGTAATGGCGCAAAAATTTCTCTTAATGCCTCCCCTTCTGTTGTCCTCATCATGCCTGCCGCTTCCTTTTTTAACTTACTATCAAGAAAGCCTATTTCTTTCTGATCAGTTTTTCAACACTTTCTTCTACTTCGAAAATCTCTTCATCGTTAACATAATTCAAAATTTTTGTATCCATACTATCCTCGATTGCCCTTCTTACCTCCTACCTTAAAAATATGCTGATTTCTTTTTTATCTGAAACGAATGTTGCACCTATTCTGTCATTGCTTTCAAATGTTATTTTATTTTTCATGCATCCTGTCGAGAAAATGATGCCGTCCACCATGTCTTCCTTGCCGTATACCACTGCTTTTTTTACATTCATTTTTTGGGATGCATATTTTCCCATCTTCAACCCGATCAGCCCGTAGCCATAATGCATGTTTTCACTTTTAGAAATGTGATACAGGTCTGCAAATATCTCCGCTTTGGTATCCCTTAATGTTGGCCTAGAAGCTCTTGTCTCCTCAATTTCTTCAAGATCAATTTCTGTACTGACAAATCCTTCCTTTAGGTATTTCCCTTTGGCAATAAGATTGCCCTTCGGTCCATAAAGTTGCCCCCCTCCCCAAAAGATGAGATTTTCTTGTGCACCTACTAAATTTGCATATGCCATGAATATAGTATTCTCGATAGCTCTCGCAGGTAAAATTCTCTCAAAAAATTCCCTGCTTGTTGTGGGAGATGCAGATATGCATACTACCATGTCGGCACCTTTTAGGGCAAGCCCTTTCACAAGTTCCGGGAAAAATAGGTCATAACATATGCACATTCCTACTTTCCCATGCCTGGTTTCAAATACGGGCAATCCATTTCCTGGCGAAAAATAAAGTTTTTCTTCAAATGGGCCAAAATTTGCAATGAAATATTTTCTATAAACGCTTACCTTTCCTTCAGGATGAACCATTACTGCAGCATTTGAAATTATACCTCTTCTCTCTTTTAAAGGCATTCCGAATATTATATAGCAGCTTTTTTCATTGGCAATTTTTTTGATCGACTGAATGGAAGAACCATCAACGTATTCTGCCAGATCTCTGTATTCGTCTCTGCATCTGTATCCAGTAAGAGCCATTTCTCCAAATACATATACGTCTGCCACATCACCTGAAATCGCTTTTTCCATTTTTTTCAGGTTCTTTTTTTTGTCTCCTACTGTTGGTTTTGTATTTATTAAGCATATTTTCATTCAAATCCCAAAATAATATATTACCCCTGAATATAACATTATCCATATGCTCGAAATAGACCCGGAGGAGACCACCGAGGCAGTAATAGAATTCATAAGGAGCTACACAGAAAATGCCGGAGTGAAAAACGTTGTTATTGGCTTGTCAGGTGGTCTTGATTCTGCTGTCATCATAAAACTCGCATTGCTCTCGCTTGGTAAAAAAAACGTGCATGCCATCTTCATGCCGGAGCTGTCTACACCAGTGGAAGATTTTGAACACGTCCGCCTCATTTCCA is drawn from Candidatus Thermoplasmatota archaeon and contains these coding sequences:
- a CDS encoding carbon-nitrogen hydrolase family protein; translated protein: MKICLINTKPTVGDKKKNLKKMEKAISGDVADVYVFGEMALTGYRCRDEYRDLAEYVDGSSIQSIKKIANEKSCYIIFGMPLKERRGIISNAAVMVHPEGKVSVYRKYFIANFGPFEEKLYFSPGNGLPVFETRHGKVGMCICYDLFFPELVKGLALKGADMVVCISASPTTSREFFERILPARAIENTIFMAYANLVGAQENLIFWGGGQLYGPKGNLIAKGKYLKEGFVSTEIDLEEIEETRASRPTLRDTKAEIFADLYHISKSENMHYGYGLIGLKMGKYASQKMNVKKAVVYGKEDMVDGIIFSTGCMKNKITFESNDRIGATFVSDKKEISIFLR